TTCGCCGGCGGCAAGGGGCTGTGGGCCGCCGAGCGGCTCGGACCGGACGACGTGCGGGTGTCCTACCCCGGCTACATCGGCGATTTCCCGCTGGACTACCAGGACAACCCGGACTACGCGGGCTCGCCGAACCTGATCGACTTCGCCGTCGAGCAGGGCTGGTGGGATCCGGCGAGCGGCAAGCCCTTCAACCTCCAGCAGGTCTACGGCACGCCGTTCCCCGGCCACCCCGGCAAGTCGTCCCCGGACGACGAGGCGCCGTGGCGGCACCCGCCGACGCTGGAGGAGGAGCTGTGGAAGCTGGGCGATGTGTCGCTGGTGGACATGCAGCGCATGGTCCGCGATCCGCGCTGGTCCGACGACCGCTCCGGCTACGGCCAGGTCGCCGAGCTGAAGCCCGACCTGCCGCACCCCGATCTGGCCACCCTGTGGGTGGCGAACACGGCCGCCGTCACCGCGCCCTACATCCCTTTCCACATCGGCGCCGAGACCGTCCCGCCGGAGTACAGCCAGCACCGCTACCTGGCCTCCGGCGCGGCGGCGAACTACCTGAGCCCGGAGTACGCGGCCCAGGAGGCGACGCGCTCGGCGACGTACCTGTCGAAACGGCTCATGTACTACACCTGCGACCGGCCCGAGGTGTTCCTCACCGACGTCACGCAGGCGCTGGAGGGCTTCGAGGCCCGGATCATGGCCGAGATCGGCGAAACAGAGAGGAAAGCGGCCGAGGCCTACGCGGCCGGTGACGCGCAGCGGGCGCGAGCGCTGCTGACCGACTGGAGCAACGGCTGGGCCATGGAAGGCGTCGACCTCACCGAATACCTGGTGAACGACGTCGAAGCCCGCACCAAGGAGCGGTTCGGCATCCGCCGCCCGGCGGTGGAGCCGCCGCCCGGCGTGACGGCGAAGGCCGAGAGCCTGGACATGTCCCTGCCGGAGGGCTCGATCTCGGCCCGCGACCGAGTGCACTGCGACCTCGGCAACGGCTGGGCCGAAGGCTCCACAGTGGACCGCAAGGGGCAGGTCGGCGACCCGGACGCGGTCCCCGACTACCACGCCGCGGCCCGAACCGACAACTCCGTCCCCTGGCTTCCGATCGCCATCG
This portion of the Saccharopolyspora antimicrobica genome encodes:
- a CDS encoding C69 family dipeptidase, with product MSRFRHRCTALGLAAAVVVLAAPAAVATPPVAPPVQQARPMPDKSIAFYVGKNRTEHGATLLGGFGHEPSSHWLEIVPRQQHEPGSTITVGATEEADLPGRLTQIPQVPETAKYITSNYSEFAGFPAPLTNGGLNEFQVAARDVWSDSRPELVEMTPPGQTGPHYSDLSRIAMERAHSAREAVEILGELIDEHGYTTYGGNSHLFADADEGWVFIEFAGGKGLWAAERLGPDDVRVSYPGYIGDFPLDYQDNPDYAGSPNLIDFAVEQGWWDPASGKPFNLQQVYGTPFPGHPGKSSPDDEAPWRHPPTLEEELWKLGDVSLVDMQRMVRDPRWSDDRSGYGQVAELKPDLPHPDLATLWVANTAAVTAPYIPFHIGAETVPPEYSQHRYLASGAAANYLSPEYAAQEATRSATYLSKRLMYYTCDRPEVFLTDVTQALEGFEARIMAEIGETERKAAEAYAAGDAQRARALLTDWSNGWAMEGVDLTEYLVNDVEARTKERFGIRRPAVEPPPGVTAKAESLDMSLPEGSISARDRVHCDLGNGWAEGSTVDRKGQVGDPDAVPDYHAAARTDNSVPWLPIAIAAAAGLLIGAGAVLLTRRRVG